GAAGAGCAATTGCTAAAATAGCTAATTTAGTTCCTAATACAACATCCCCAGCAAACAAATGGAATAGCGCCCACGGTCCTAAAATAACGATTGACCCAATAATTGGAATGAAATCAATCGCCCAAATAATTAGGGCCATCACTAATGCAATATTTGGAGTAATAAATAATAAACCTACAAGTGATACTAAAAATATAATAATGCTTACAAGAAACTGAGCTTTAAAAAAACCAAAAATTACATAGGATAGCCGAGATGACATAAAATTAACTTTATCAGCTGTTTTCTCGGTTAAATGTGCGTTTACTCTACCCCGTAAACGTGGGAGGTCTAATAGAAAAAGAAAAAGTGCAATTAAGTATACGATAAGACTAACTAAAAAGTTCGGAATATTGGTAAAAATATTTTTAACATTATCAATAGTTAATGATGAAGTTACATCTTCCTTAAGGTTAGAAAAAAATGATTCAACTTCAATAGTTACTACGTCTACAAACTCCTGCGGTAAATCCTGTGCAATGTTGTATAAATTCTTTTCAAACTTTTCCCAAGCACGACTAATTTCATTTATATAAGTTGGAGCATTTTCGACGATTTTTATCACTTCAGTTACAACCTTTGTCGTTACAAAGTATCCACTAACTCCAATAAAGACTAAAAATAAAGTAAAAACAAAAAATACAGATAAATTACGTGAAATGTTTGCTTTATTTTGTAATAACTTAATAATCGGTTCTAATAATAGTGCAGTGACAAGCGCTATTATTAATGGAATGGATACTGGCAATATTAAGTATCCGATAATAAATACTGTGATAAGAATCAAGGCAATCACTAAATTACGTCTAACCTGTTTATTTAACAAGACTTAACTCCTTTCTTATTGTCATCTTTTCATTTCTTTATGTGCCTCTCCAAAGCACTGCTGCACATATAAATAAAGTTGAAAAGCTGGATGAGGATCTTAACGACTGCCATCGTTAACAAGGCTCACAAAACCAATTAAATAGGTGTTTATTTCTAAGTGAGATAGAGATAATCAAAATGAAGTCAGACTTTGTTTATATATAAAATTATATTATGAAAAGTATTACTTCAACAACATATTTTGTATACATATACTAAAAGAAAAGGGAATTTGAAAGGAGTAATAACATATGATCACTCAATTTTTGTCAAAAGGCTCCCTTAGCATTACAGAAAATGTGTTTGCAGTGATTACCTCAATTTGTATCAATGATATTGAAGAAATTGATGGTACTGTTTATGATGTAAAAGAACAACTATATCTTTTTTTAAACAATGGTCAAAGACAAAAAGGAATTTTAATCAAAAATGAAAAAAATGACATTATCATTGATATTCATGTATGTGTGAAATATGGTGTAAATATAGCTCAAGTTTGTAAAAAGTTACAAGCATTAGTGGTTACGGAGATTGAAGCATTGACTGGAATTAGACCAACTGCTATTAACGTGCTGGTTGATGAAATTCAAGTTAAAAACGCATGAATTTTTCATGCGTTTTTAACTTGCTAAAGCCTT
This region of Bacillus sp. SM2101 genomic DNA includes:
- a CDS encoding Asp23/Gls24 family envelope stress response protein, yielding MITQFLSKGSLSITENVFAVITSICINDIEEIDGTVYDVKEQLYLFLNNGQRQKGILIKNEKNDIIIDIHVCVKYGVNIAQVCKKLQALVVTEIEALTGIRPTAINVLVDEIQVKNA
- the ytvI gene encoding sporulation integral membrane protein YtvI, encoding MLNKQVRRNLVIALILITVFIIGYLILPVSIPLIIALVTALLLEPIIKLLQNKANISRNLSVFFVFTLFLVFIGVSGYFVTTKVVTEVIKIVENAPTYINEISRAWEKFEKNLYNIAQDLPQEFVDVVTIEVESFFSNLKEDVTSSLTIDNVKNIFTNIPNFLVSLIVYLIALFLFLLDLPRLRGRVNAHLTEKTADKVNFMSSRLSYVIFGFFKAQFLVSIIIFLVSLVGLLFITPNIALVMALIIWAIDFIPIIGSIVILGPWALFHLFAGDVVLGTKLAILAIALLIIRRTVEPKVMGSHIGLSPLSTLIAMYLGLKLLGILGFILGPLLLIAFNSAREAGIIKLNFKL